In Prunus dulcis unplaced genomic scaffold, ALMONDv2, whole genome shotgun sequence, one genomic interval encodes:
- the LOC117612462 gene encoding uncharacterized protein LOC117612462 produces the protein MRLGGESEPTRQHYWSQMGEKNRYNAVGVKDEEAYLDSGFSRSDWNPKITVGQIFSSKKTLLTELRLTALRGHFEFKVQFSCTKRLLVVCSQRPCPWRVRASRIGEYSFMIVRCTTVHECDLRFVSDKHRQATAALVASSLKRKLKDCRTIYTPSDIMRDVKHNFGCTIHYSKAWKARELALLSIRGSTEEAYYILPAYCYELERMNPGTKTDIRTDENNHFVYLFMAVGACIRGFRSSMRPVIAVDATHLKSKYKGVMFVANAFDGNRNIYPLAFGIGDLETDASWHWFFTKLHEAIGECPNLVIISDRNVSIENVWNKIFPTAQHGICFYHMKGNMKRTFKLKKRDHILMHFEKAAKSYSIAEFDGHFRKIKRKEHVAQYLEEAGLHKWSRAHMDGRRYNVMTTNIAESINSVLRFARMLPVVHLIGEIVNLLVKWFTERRELALNCTTTLCPNFGEKKLRNRLEDAARMNVVKVNNAQYNVLDGNMDGLVDLTNNNCSCRKFQLEQLPCKHVVAVCRFLKVSVYAKASRYYTRKTWMDAYSDSIYPVQPHGMWDTPEDVRSRVVLPPMARVMPGRRKKLRIPSQGEGSIRRKCSRCGSAGHNKSTCKNNIPLRNVS, from the coding sequence ATGCGTTTAGGAGGAGAATCTGAACCCACTCGTCAACATTATTGGAGTcaaatgggtgaaaaaaaTCGGTATAATGCAGTCGGtgtaaaagatgaagaagcatATTTGGACAGCGGGTTTTCACGAAGCGATTGGAATCCGAAAATTACAGTTGGGcaaattttctctagtaaGAAAACATTGTTGACGGAGTTACGGTTGACGGCATTAAGAGGCCACTTTGAATTTAAGGTGCAATTCTCTTGCACTAAGaggttgcttgtggtttgttCTCAACGTCCATGCCCATGGCGGGTCCGAGCATCGAGAATTGGAGAATACAGCTTCATGATTGTGAGGTGTACAACTGTCCATGAATGTGATTTGAGGTTTGTAAGTGACAAGCATCGTCAAGCAACCGCAGCACTTGTAGCCAGTTCACTTAAAAGGAAGTTGAAGGATTGTCGGACAATATACACACCAAGTGACATTATGAGAGATGTGAAACACAACTTTGGTTGCACCATCCATTATTCGAAAGCTTGGAAAGCAAGGGAGTTAGCTCTATTGTCCATTAGAGGATCAACGGAGGAGGcatattatatccttccagctTATTGCTATGAATTGGAGCGTATGAATCCCGGCACAAAAACAGACATCCGAACTGATGAGAACAATCactttgtgtatttatttatggcgGTTGGCGCATGTATTAGAGGGTTCCGTTCTTCCATGCGCCCAGTTATAGCCGTGGATGCCACTCATTTAAAATCCAAGTACAAGGGTGTTATGTTTGTAGCAAATGCATTCGATGGTAATCGAAATATATATCCTCTTGCttttgggatcggggatttggAGACGGATGCATCATGGCATTGGTTTTTCACTAAACTTCATGAAGCCATTGGTGAGTGTCCCAATCTTGTTATTATTTCTGATCGCAATGTTAGCATAGAGAATGTGTGGAACAAAATTTTTCCAACTGCACAACATGGCATATGCTTTTATCATATGAAGGGGAACATGAAACGAActttcaagttgaaaaagcGTGATCACATACTTATGCACTTTGAGAAGGCTGCGAAATCTTATTCCATTGCTGAATTTGATGGTCATTTTCGCAAGATCAAGCGAAAGGAACATGTTGCTCAATATCTTGAAGAGGCAGGGTTACATAAGTGGTCTAGAGCTCACATGGATGGACGCCGCTACAATGTAAtgacaacaaatattgcgGAGTCAATCAACTCAGTCCTTAGGTTTGCAAGAATGCTGCCAGTGGTTCATTTGATAGGGGAAATTGTTAATCTCCTTGTGAAATGGTTCACCGAACGTCGTGAGTTGGCTTTGAATTGCACAACAACATTGTGCCCCAATTTTGGAGAGAAGAAGTTGAGGAACAGGTTGGAGGATGCTGCAAGGATGAATGTGGTTAAAGTTAATAATGCACAGTATAATGTTTTGGACGGTAATATGGACGGCCTCGTAGATTTGACGAACAACAATTGTAGTTGTAGAAAGTTTCAGCTTGAGCAGCTACCTTGCAAGCATGTAGTTGCAGTTTGCCGCTTCTTGAAAGTAAGTGTATATGCAAAGGCTTCTCGGTATTACACTCGGAAAACCTGGATGGATGCTTATTCGGATAGCATCTACCCGGTACAACCTCACGGAATGTGGGATACTCCTGAAGATGTTCGAAGTCGAGTTGTGCTGCCTCCCATGGCAAGGGTCATGCCAGGCAGACGAAAGAAGTTAAGAATTCCCTCGCAAGGAGAGGGCAGCATTAGAAGAAAGTGCTCAAGGTG